One Vibrio quintilis DNA segment encodes these proteins:
- a CDS encoding inosine/guanosine kinase gives MKFPGQRKSKHYFPVSERDTLIVPNTANHTLTFNHVIGMAQVIVDIEAKVPDALIEKYELSPGQSLVIDDVKAEALYQELAERQLITDQFAGGTIGNTLHNYSVLADAKSTLLGVMSENIRIGSYGYQYLSNTSSRVDLNYLQGVDGPIGRCFTLISDNGERTFAINAGKMNYLRSDSIPEAIFKTASALVLSSYLLRCKEGEPIANAAMQSIEYAKKYHVPIVLTLGTKYMIAQNVDFWQSFIRDHITVVAMNEEEAQALTGIADPLQAADKTLDWADMVLCTAGPVGLFMAGYTEDEAKRETSRPLLPGSIAEFNQYEFSRPMRKSDCSQPVRVYSHISPYMGGPEKIKNTNGAGDAALAAILHDMAANGFHQANVPNSRKHDYSCLTYSSFSQVCKYANRVSYEVLVQHSPRLSRGLPEREDCLEESYWDR, from the coding sequence ATGAAGTTTCCCGGTCAACGAAAATCAAAGCACTATTTCCCTGTCTCTGAGCGCGACACGCTCATCGTCCCGAATACAGCAAATCACACCTTAACTTTTAACCATGTCATTGGTATGGCACAGGTTATCGTTGATATTGAGGCGAAAGTACCTGACGCGCTGATTGAGAAGTATGAGTTATCTCCTGGTCAGTCTCTGGTCATCGATGATGTGAAAGCGGAAGCGTTATATCAGGAGCTGGCAGAGCGTCAGCTGATTACCGATCAGTTTGCTGGTGGCACTATCGGGAATACCTTACATAACTATTCTGTGCTGGCGGATGCCAAATCGACATTGCTGGGGGTGATGAGTGAAAACATCCGGATTGGTAGCTATGGATATCAGTATTTATCCAATACATCCAGCCGGGTTGATCTTAATTATCTTCAGGGGGTGGATGGTCCGATCGGGCGTTGTTTTACGCTGATTTCAGATAACGGTGAAAGGACCTTTGCGATTAATGCCGGCAAAATGAATTATCTCCGTTCTGATAGTATCCCGGAAGCGATCTTTAAAACGGCTTCTGCGCTGGTATTAAGTTCTTATTTGCTGCGTTGTAAAGAAGGCGAACCAATTGCTAATGCTGCAATGCAGTCAATTGAGTATGCAAAAAAATATCATGTACCGATTGTGTTAACGCTGGGCACGAAATACATGATCGCGCAGAACGTGGATTTCTGGCAGTCATTTATTCGGGATCACATCACCGTGGTTGCGATGAATGAAGAAGAAGCGCAGGCTCTGACAGGCATTGCTGACCCGCTGCAGGCGGCAGATAAAACACTGGACTGGGCAGATATGGTGCTGTGTACCGCCGGGCCTGTCGGTTTGTTCATGGCTGGTTATACCGAAGATGAAGCGAAAAGAGAAACCAGCCGGCCTTTATTGCCAGGGTCAATTGCGGAATTTAATCAGTATGAATTTAGCCGGCCAATGAGGAAGAGTGACTGCTCTCAACCTGTCAGAGTCTATTCTCACATCTCTCCATACATGGGCGGGCCGGAAAAAATAAAAAATACCAATGGTGCCGGTGATGCAGCCCTTGCCGCGATCCTGCATGATATGGCCGCCAATGGGTTCCATCAGGCGAATGTGCCTAATTCGCGAAAACATGACTACAGCTGCCTGACTTATTCTTCTTTTTCTCAGGTGTGTAAATATGCGAACCGTGTCAGCTACGAGGTATTGGTACAGCATTCACCGCGTTTATCGAGAGGATTGCCGGAGCGCGAAGACTGCCTTGAAGAGTCATACTGGGACCGGTAA
- a CDS encoding GNAT family N-acetyltransferase: MEIRQSTESDRCGILEIHQHAFGDDKGSVIAKLVDDLMHDTTAMPVLSLVAVEGKRLVGHVLFTKAEVNGADVPLSAQILAPLAIIPDSQKGGVGLQLINEGLEQLKQAGVDFVFVLGHADYYPRCGFRPAGSLGLSAPYPIPEEHAGAWMVQELNHNYLGQVKGTVQCSQALSEPQHWRE, encoded by the coding sequence ATGGAAATCAGACAATCAACTGAATCAGACCGCTGCGGAATTCTTGAAATTCACCAGCATGCTTTTGGCGATGATAAAGGAAGTGTGATTGCAAAACTTGTTGATGATTTAATGCATGATACGACGGCAATGCCGGTCCTGTCTTTAGTGGCAGTTGAAGGTAAGCGCCTTGTGGGCCATGTGCTGTTTACCAAAGCTGAGGTTAACGGAGCTGATGTACCGTTATCTGCCCAGATACTGGCACCGCTTGCAATTATACCGGATAGCCAGAAAGGTGGAGTCGGGTTGCAGCTAATCAATGAAGGGTTAGAACAACTCAAACAGGCGGGAGTGGATTTTGTTTTTGTGTTAGGACATGCGGATTATTACCCACGATGTGGATTCCGTCCGGCGGGTTCTTTAGGCTTGAGTGCACCTTATCCGATTCCGGAAGAGCATGCCGGAGCATGGATGGTCCAGGAGCTGAACCACAATTATCTTGGCCAGGTCAAAGGCACTGTTCAGTGCTCGCAAGCGTTGAGTGAACCACAACACTGGCGGGAGTAA
- a CDS encoding ogr/Delta-like zinc finger family protein, with amino-acid sequence MMRCPICNKPAHIRTSRYLTKTTKESYYQCQNIICSCTFKTIESLDKIICSPLNEAENKEVCHV; translated from the coding sequence ATGATGCGTTGTCCAATTTGTAATAAACCAGCACATATAAGAACCAGCCGCTACCTGACAAAAACGACCAAGGAATCTTATTATCAATGTCAAAATATAATATGCTCTTGTACATTTAAAACAATAGAAAGTCTGGATAAGATTATTTGTTCTCCTTTGAATGAAGCAGAAAATAAAGAGGTATGCCATGTCTGA
- a CDS encoding glycoside hydrolase family 68 protein, translated as MLLQDKVITTAWSRADALKVKFDDPTTTQPTVDLEFPVMDETLFIWDTMPLRKLDGTIVSVNGWSVIFTLTAIREPENYQNEDGSYDITSDWNARHGRARICYWYAKDGQSWAFGGRVMADGVSPTAREWAGTPILLNDQGEIELYYTCVNPDATIAKVRGHITETGDSVQLSDFHEVTELFTADGFYYQTEAQNTYWNFRDPSPFTDPNDGRLYMVFEGNVAGKRGSHQITSKDMGDVPPGHEDVGGAKYQAGCIGLAVAKDDKGDDWQLLPPLITAVGVNDQTERPHFVFKDGKYYLFTISHQFTYADGLTGPDGVYGFVSDSLFGPYEPLNGSGLVLGNPSSQPFQTYSHCVMPNGLVTSFIDSVPAPDDSDYDGDYRIGGTEAPTVQIKIEGNRTFVVKEYDYGFIPPMENIFIK; from the coding sequence ATGTTATTACAAGATAAAGTTATTACGACTGCATGGTCCCGCGCTGACGCACTGAAAGTGAAATTCGATGATCCGACAACAACGCAGCCAACGGTTGATCTTGAATTTCCTGTGATGGATGAAACGCTTTTTATCTGGGATACCATGCCACTGCGAAAATTAGATGGCACCATTGTTTCAGTCAACGGATGGTCTGTTATTTTCACTCTGACAGCAATCAGAGAACCTGAAAACTATCAAAATGAAGACGGCAGCTATGATATTACTTCGGACTGGAATGCAAGACACGGCCGGGCAAGAATCTGTTACTGGTATGCCAAAGATGGTCAGAGCTGGGCATTCGGTGGCAGGGTGATGGCCGATGGTGTGTCTCCAACCGCCAGAGAATGGGCCGGCACGCCAATCCTTCTCAATGATCAGGGCGAAATTGAGCTCTATTATACCTGCGTCAACCCGGATGCAACGATTGCTAAAGTCAGAGGACATATCACTGAAACCGGAGATAGTGTTCAGTTATCGGACTTTCATGAAGTGACTGAACTATTTACCGCTGATGGCTTTTATTACCAGACCGAAGCGCAAAATACTTACTGGAATTTCAGGGATCCCAGTCCGTTTACAGACCCGAATGACGGCAGGCTCTATATGGTCTTTGAAGGCAATGTTGCCGGTAAACGCGGCAGCCATCAGATCACATCGAAAGATATGGGAGATGTACCGCCGGGCCATGAAGATGTTGGCGGCGCAAAGTATCAGGCCGGATGTATTGGCCTTGCTGTTGCCAAAGACGATAAAGGAGATGACTGGCAGTTGCTGCCGCCGTTGATTACCGCCGTCGGTGTCAACGACCAGACAGAGCGGCCGCATTTCGTATTCAAAGACGGCAAGTATTATCTGTTCACTATCAGCCACCAGTTTACCTATGCGGATGGCCTGACCGGACCGGACGGCGTTTATGGCTTTGTCAGTGACTCACTGTTCGGACCTTATGAACCCTTAAATGGCTCCGGCCTGGTACTGGGAAATCCTTCTTCCCAGCCTTTCCAGACCTATTCACATTGCGTCATGCCGAATGGTCTGGTGACATCATTCATTGACAGCGTTCCTGCACCGGATGACAGTGATTATGATGGTGACTACCGTATCGGAGGAACCGAGGCACCAACGGTGCAGATCAAAATTGAAGGGAACCGGACCTTTGTCGTCAAAGAATACGACTATGGATTTATTCCGCCAATGGAAAACATTTTCATTAAATAG
- a CDS encoding phage holin, lambda family: MDINISLDVNSSFELIRSFFKGDSIILSLLTSFFLATVRVIYSGGGLSEIIFEGIMCGCLTLISVSIIEYFGISNQFTVSIGGFIGFMGANKISSWINRFISGKIS, translated from the coding sequence ATGGATATAAATATCTCTTTAGATGTAAATAGTTCTTTCGAATTGATAAGATCTTTCTTTAAAGGAGACTCAATTATTCTGAGTCTGCTCACCTCATTTTTTCTGGCAACAGTCAGAGTTATTTATTCAGGCGGAGGTTTATCAGAAATCATTTTTGAAGGCATCATGTGTGGTTGCCTGACATTAATATCTGTATCAATAATAGAATATTTCGGAATATCAAATCAGTTCACAGTATCAATTGGTGGATTTATTGGTTTCATGGGTGCAAATAAAATAAGCTCATGGATTAACCGGTTTATATCAGGAAAAATTTCGTGA